From the Prunus dulcis chromosome 4, ALMONDv2, whole genome shotgun sequence genome, one window contains:
- the LOC117625886 gene encoding (-)-germacrene D synthase-like, whose product MSVQVSLASDQPQTPKATPDDVNRRCANFSPSMWGYHFLSYASVETNIKAKQRAQELKEKVKMIIMAPVKKPSQKLDLIHDIQRLGVSHHFENEIEELLQQIHTSSHCNTESGDQETDNELYTAALRFRLLRQQGYNISCDIFNNFKDSDGKFKESLVNDVVGLLSLYEATHLRIHGEDILDEALTFTTTHLESATHHLSPVLSKQVTHALYQPFWKGLPRLETRHYLSLYQERDSQNETLLNFAKLDFNLLQQVHQRELSEISRWWKDLDFVNKLPFARDRVVESYFWASGVHFEPQYYFARRTLCKVTALVVIIDDIYDVYGTHEELQLFTEAVERWDISAMDHLPEYMKVCYQALLDVYVEIEEILANEGNLYSIHYAREAMKVQVRAYLREAKWFHQKYTPTMDEYMSAALDTSYFMMATTSFVGMGDIATKDSMDWVFNDPNKMVKAASLIGRLMDDIKTHQFEQKRGHVASAVECYMKEYGATEEEANIELSKQVNNAWKDINETSIQNTTIPVPLLLRILNLARVVEVLYKHGDGFTHAGIFLKDSVVSLFVEPVPL is encoded by the exons ATGTCTGTTCAAGTTTCACTTGCATCGGATCAACCTCAAACCCCTAAGGCCACTCCTGATGATGTTAATCGACGTTGTGCTAATTTTTCTCCGAGCATGTGGGGCTATCATTTTCTGTCATATGCTTCTGTG GAAACAAACATCAAAGCTAAGCAACGTGCCCAAGAACTGAAGGAAAAAGTGAAGATGATCATAATGGCTCCAGTTAAAAAGCCTTCACAAAAATTGGACTTGATTCATGACATCCAGCGCTTAGGTGTCTCTCACCATTTTGAAAATGAGATTGAGGAACTTCTGCAGCAAATTCACACCAGCTCCCATTGCAATACTGAGTCTGGGGACCAAGAAACTGATAATGAGCTTTACACTGCAGCGCTCCGATTTCGATTACTCAGACAACAAGGTTATAATATTTCATGCG ATATATTCAATAATTTCAAGGACAGTGATGGGAAATTTAAGGAATCTCTGGTGAATGATGTAGTAGGACTTTTAAGCTTGTACGAAGCCACACATCTTAGGATCCACGGAGAGGATATACTTGATGAGGCCTTAACCTTCACCACCACTCATCTTGAATCTGCAACGCACCATTTAAGCCCCGTACTTTCGAAACAAGTCACTCATGCCCTGTACCAGCCATTCTGGAAGGGCTTGCCAAGGCTAGAAACAAGGCATTACCTGTCTCTCTATCAGGAACGCGATTCACAGAACGAGACTCTCCTGAATTTTGCAAAGCTGGATTTCAATCTACTGCAACAAGTTCATCAAAGAGAACTAAGTGAAATTTCAAG GTGGTGGAAGGACTTAGACTTTGTAAACAAGCTACCTTTTGCAAGAGACAGAGTAGTTGAGAGCTACTTTTGGGCTTCGGGAGTACACTTTGAGCCCCAATATTACTTCGCTAGGAGAACACTATGCAAAGTTACTGCTTTGGTAGTCATCATTGATGACATCTATGATGTGTATGGCACACATGAGGAATTACAGCTCTTTACTGAAGCTGTTGAAAG GTGGGACATATCTGCTATGGATCATCTGCCAGAATACATGAAAGTTTGCTATCAGGCACTATTGGATGTTTAcgttgaaattgaagaaattctTGCAAATGAGGGAAACTTATATAGCATCCACTACGCAAGAGAAGCA ATGAAAGTCCAAGTTAGAGCTTACCTCCGAGAAGCCAAATGGTTCCATCAGAAATACACACCAACAATGGATGAATACATGTCGGCAGCGCTTGATACATCCTACTTCATGATGGCAACCACATCCTTTGTTGGAATGGGAGATATTGCTACCAAAGACTCCATGGATTGGGTGTTCAACGACCCTAATAAGATGGTAAAGGCTGCATCATTAATTGGTAGACTCATGGATGACATCAAGACTCACCAG TTTGAGCAAAAGAGAGGACATGTTGCCTCAGCTGTGGAATGCTACATGAAAGAATATGGTGccacagaagaagaagcaaatatCGAACTAAGCAAGCAAGTGAATAATGCATGGAAGGACATAAACGAAACGAGCATCCAGAACACCACCATCCCCGTGCCCCTCTTACTGCGAATTTTGAATCTTGCACGTGTGGTTGAAGTTTTATACAAGCATGGTGATGGCTTTACTCATGCTGGAATTTTTCTCAAGGATTCTGTAGTTTCTCTGTTTGTAGAACCTGTGCCCCTATAG